A genome region from Triticum aestivum cultivar Chinese Spring chromosome 2B, IWGSC CS RefSeq v2.1, whole genome shotgun sequence includes the following:
- the LOC123047496 gene encoding probable serine/threonine-protein kinase BSK3, with translation MGARVSKATSCCCLRGQLHGSTRLDDPGSEEDEQGEAYELPAFQEYTFEQLRLATAGFAVENIVSEHGEKAPNVVYKGKLDAQRRIAVKRFNRSAWPDPRQFLEEAKSVGQLRSKRLANLLGCCCEGDERLLVAEYMPNDTLAKHLFHWETQAMKWPMRLRVVLYLAEALEYCTSKGRALYHDLNAYRVLFDDDCNPRLSCFGLMKNSRDGKSYSTNLAFTPPEYMRTGRITPESVIYSFGTLLLDVLSGKHIPPSHALDLIRDRNFSMLTDSCLEGQFSNEEGTELVRLASRCLHYEPRERPNVRSMVQALAPLQKDVETPSYELMDMPQAGASSVQSLPLSPLADACSRKDLTAIHEILEKTGYKDDEGTANELSFQMWTNQMQDTLTSKKKGDSAFRQKDFTTAIDCYSQFIEVGTMVSPTIYARRCLSYLMNGMAEQALSDAMQALVISPTWPTAFYLQAAALLSLDMENEAQDALKDGCAQETSSSSGR, from the exons ATGGGCGCGCGCGTGTCCAAGGCCACCTCCTGCTGCTGCCTCCGCGGGCAGCTCCACGGCAGCACCCGCCTCGACGACCCCGGCTCCG AGGAGGACGAGCAGGGGGAGGCGTACGAGCTGCCGGCGTTCCAGGAGTACACCTTCGAGCAGCTGCGGCTGGCCACGGCCGGCTTCGCCGTGGAGAACATCGTGTCCGAGCACGGCGAGAAGGCGCCCAACGTCGTCTACAAGGGGAAGCTCGACGCGCAGCGCCGCATCGCCGTCAAGCGCTTCAACCGCTCCGCCTGGCCCGACCCGCGCCAGTTCCTG GAAGAAGCTAAATCAGTTGGTCAGCTCCGGAGCAAAAGGTTAGCAAACCTGCTTGGCTGTTGCTGCGAAGGTGACGAGAGATTGCTTGTTGCAGAGTACATGCCTAACGACACACTAGCAAAACACCTTTTCCACT GGGAAACCCAAGCGATGAAATGGCCCATGAGATTAAGGGTTGTTCTCTATCTTGCTGAGGCTTTAGAATATTGCACCAGCAAGGGGCGTGCTCTCTACCATGATCTTAATGCCTACAGAGTTTTGTTTGATGAT GACTGTAACCCTAGACTTTCATGCTTTGGCCTTATGAAGAACAGCCGGGATGGCAAAAGTTACAGTACCAATCTGGCATTTACTCCTCCCGAATACATGAGAACTG GACGTATAACACCTGAAAGTGTCATATATAGCTTTGGCACCTTGCTACTGGATGTTCTTAGTGGGAAGCATATTCCTCCGAGCCAT GCCCTTGACCTGATTCGAGATCGGAACTTTAGCATGCTTACAGACTCGTGTTTAGAGGGTCAATTTTCAAATGAGGAGGGAACTGAACTGGTACGATTAGCTTCAAGGTGCCTGCACTATGAACCCCGAGAACGGCCGAATGTAAGATCTATGGTTCAAGCATTGGCTCCTCTTCAGAAGGATGTTGAG ACTCCATCTTACGAACTGATGGATATGCCTCAAGCCGGTGCATCATCTGTCCAATCATTGCCTCTTTCTCCTCTTGCTGACGCTTGTTCCAGAAAGGATCTGACAGCAATACATGAAATTCTAGAAAAGACGGGGTACAAGGATGATGAGGGAACTGCAAATGAG CTTTCATTTCAGATGTGGACCAATCAAATGCAGGACACATTAACCTCAAAGAAGAAGGGTGACAGTGCATTTCGGCAAAAGGATTTTACTACTGCTATTGATTGTTACTCTCAG TTCATTGAAGTTGGTACGATGGTTTCCCCCACCATTTATGCTCGGCGTTGCCTATCATATCTGATGAATGGCATGGCAGAACAGGCTCTCAGTGATGCAATGCAGGCGCTAGTAATATCTCCGACATGGCCGACTGCATTTTACCTTCAAGCTGCAGCGTTGCTTTCTTTAGACATGGAGAATGAAGCTCAAGATGCTCTCAAGGATGGTTGTGCCCAAGAGACAAGTAGCAGCAGCGGACGCTGA